A single window of Colletes latitarsis isolate SP2378_abdomen chromosome 11, iyColLati1, whole genome shotgun sequence DNA harbors:
- the LOC143347784 gene encoding uncharacterized protein LOC143347784, translated as MPGKSAVPLKIGMANLCQATNDRGLTLTFIGYLSYHHGQFRSATRKMSGAGKRTYLREVNPYLICPLCRGYLIDATTVVECLHSFCRSCILKHLNTEAHCPSCKHVLNKAKPNIKADKALQDIVYKLVPGLYHKEMRKRREFYKKHPEHADFATPEQRGEDVSGRLIFAPEDAVSLSLEYLPPGADPLTILLSALDDANNLSGSNNQIINNNTNNHSTNTSNRRYLQCPALVTIAHLKKFLALKYSVDMTRYTIEICHRRAPLPEHWTLMDVAYIYAWKRNAPMRFFYRVALEEQTLEAPPHDRPSTPGLGASLPPVDVTVAARDNINAENPEDNVELKTEVGRANNHDEKQTSDDQSEVPSEKARSPSDQKQVTEVKNVDAKAEQPSSNVTTSTTVSVTVTNTTTTTTTVVASTTSTSTTSKQIKTPIKILKNPDGRYEVLRTPNASWNSKEQSTTGTETKSSSPEFSVVSIGNGQNSNGVKITLKQCTPNSVSPNKPKVISNVLLHCGGQVEKRDSSNSLVIQQVQRNREKQQLDKQEKHRRRVTFVDRSTPEKTTTNALKVALKKPAELQEKKQFLQCFQLTAKETVPDSPLDSKPYDFNAGCESSDAKNDGNTTTLKKEQDNGKVETPSNAEGQKKNSVENSGVNAGGNTVNTSKRIVAASGISGNARVNANKQCSDVDTRAFGYVKTANATTASSNSTKVDVYTFSNDPPILPAGAVKRKCPPGLPIFDIKRKRQQAQTQTAKKQTPAPTAAPPPPPPPPAASPAPIQNNVKSPRKLPTEHVIPAKRSANIIGEAGPSRAPATQSSKPSVGPMLSNDTRNILDGCGLNIPASLSITLTAPKSPGNNGGFVEPIVSKDNRKNTLGKVSPSITLNDRSVDPRVLKALKAGQIRMPAPPKPRQTKQPEREMAPQRQSTPSKRKREQDSRDILDLSGGKKVDMHPLRIPQPVTKLKAKSSVRDNMSNIPDQGQVVTLMGGHRYYRAPPGSLTPAAHRVNDCPIPTPSRAPVYAPGLSSPMSTSRANTNLSSVFPSLQSLYALSQAPNLQQFQMDARLRLPRGTDANSSGIANTDNRPMNCNIPSKSHLAAQCAPVKPARSSVASLAVPISKQQQSNERPASACLNRALTNEMNKTSAFRNNEAPNSTDTGQQLSVQTKYPPVTESNNRYSPRSSTTNNANSEDKTSSTEVARDSNLETANDSRKEPDNSARQTPQREAASPRVSSTASPSPPPGDTSASANNDNTASRNSDNANTASNGIDDVPTTSPTKSSTTVEVSSSKSPASPDSSSVTIESPSSKRCLTVEPEFPSPSDGLKSSENSTKTANGAVEVSTNDNEKKISFKQPDDKQLTSEMFQKRLLAAFPSNEWANNPIAAEHLGNFLKSLNASIKSETKLDSVGAEKIESRHALEDATRVNNEATSKSQTDVVERS; from the exons GTACCATCACGGACAGTTCCGTTCCGCAACAAGAAAAATGTCTGGGGCGGGTAAAAGGACTTACCTTCGCGAGGTAAATCCCTATCTCATTTGTCCGTTGTGCAGAGGGTACCTTATAGACGCAACCACCGTGGTCGAGTGTTTGCATTCGT TTTGCAGAAGCTGTATTTTGAAGCACCTGAACACGGAAGCTCATTGCCCGTCTTGCAAGCATGTTCTCAATAAAGCGAAACCGAACATCAA AGCGGACAAAGCGTTACAGGATATCGTGTACAAATTGGTTCCTGGACTGTACCACAAAGAGATGCGCAAGAGAAGAGAGTTCTACAAAAAACATCCGGAGCACG CCGATTTTGCGACTCCGGAGCAACGCGGCGAAGACGTGAGCGGAAGGTTAATTTTCgccccggaggacgcggtcagtTTAAGTTTAGAGTACTTACCGCCCGGAGCGGATCCACTGACTATTCTACTCAGCGCTTTGGACGATGCCAACAATTTGAGCGGATCCAACAACCAAATTATCAATAATAATACCAACAATCATAGCACAAATACGAGTAACAGGCGGTACCTTCAGTGTCCCGCGCTGGTGACTATCGCGcacttaaaaaaatttttagctTTGAAATACAGCGTGGACATGACTAGATATACTATTGAAATTTGCCATCGACGTGCTCCGCTTCCGGAACACTGGACCCTCATGGACGTCGCCTACATCTACGCGTGGAAAAGG AATGCACCGATGCGATTTTTTTACCGAGTAGCATTGGAGGAGCAGACGTTAGAGGCGCCTCCGCACGACAGGCCTTCCACGCCTGGTCTGGGCGCGAGTTTACCTCCAGTCGACGTTACCGTCGCTGCACGAGATAATATCAACGCAGAAAATCCTGAGGATAACGTGGAATTAAAGACGGAAGTCGGACGTGCGAACAACCACGACGAGAAACAAACGTCGGACGATCAAAGTGAAGTTCCAAGCGAAAAAGCGCGGTCCCCGAGCGACCAAAAGCAAGTAACGGAAGTCAAGAACGTTGACGCGAAAGCGGAACAACCGTCTAGTAACGTGACAACTTCGACGACAGTTTCGGTTACCGTAACGAATACGACGACAACGACGACCACCGTGGTCGCGTCAACTACCTCGACCAGCACGACCAGCAAGCAAATTAAAACGCCCATCAAGATACTGAAGAATCCAGACGGAAGGTACGAAGTCTTACGAACTCCAAATGCGAGTTGGAACTCGAAGGAACAGAGTACTACGGGGACGGAAACGAAGTCCTCCAGTCCTGAGTTCAGCGTAGTTAGCATAGGTAACGGACAGAACTCGAACGGAGTCAAGATAACCCTGAAGCAATGCACGCCGAACAGTGTGAGCCCAAATAAGCCCAAGGTAATTAGCAACGTGTTATTGCACTGCGGTGGTCAAGTGGAAAAGAGAGATTCCTCGAATTCGTTGGTCATACAACAAGTTCAAAGAAACAGGGAAAAACAGCAGCTGGACAAGCAAGAGAAACACAGACGCAGGGTTACTTTCGTGGATCGGTCGACTCCCGAGAAAACCACGACTAACGCGTTGAAAGTAGCGCTGAAAAAGCCGGCAGAGCTGCAGGAGAAGAAACAATTTCTTCAATGTTTCCAGTTAACTGCCAAAGAGACGGTACCTGATTCACCATTGGACTCTAAACCGTATGATTTTAACGCTGGTTGTGAATCGAGCGATGCGAAAAACGATGGTAATACCACCACTCTGAAGAAGGAACAGGACAATGGTAAGGTCGAGACACCGAGCAACGCAGAAGGACAGAAAAAGAACAGCGTCGAGAATAGCGGTGTAAACGCAGGTGGAAATACGGTGAACACGAGTAAACGCATTGTCGCGGCGAGCGGAATTAGCGGCAACGCGCGAGTGAACGCGAACAAACAGTGCAGTGACGTAGACACGCGCGCGTTCGGTTATGTAAAGACCGCGAACGCGACGACCGCGAGTAGCAATTCTACGAAGGTTGACGTGTACACTTTCTCCAACGATCCGCCAATACTTCCAGCAGGAGCAGTAAAGAGGAAGTGCCCGCCAGGATTACCGATCTTCGATATCAAACGAAAACGACAACAGGCTCAAACGCAAACTGCAAAGAAACAAACTCCTGCCCCTACAGCTGCTcctccgcctcctcctccaccgcctgcTGCTTCACCAGCTCCTATACAAAACAACGTGAAGTCTCCGCGAAAGCTACCGACCGAGCACGTTATTCCTGCGAAAAGGTCTGCGAACATAATCGGTGAAGCTGGTCCTAGTCGAGCACCCGCGACGCAAAGTTCAAAACCTTCGGTGGGCCCGATGCTTTCGAACGACACGAGGAACATCTTGGATGGTTGCGGACTGAATATACCCGCGAGTCTAAGCATAACCCTCACGGCGCCAAAATCACCCGGTAACAATGGCGGATTCGTCGAGCCCATCGTCTCCAAGGACAACCGAAAGAACACGTTAGGAAAAGTGAGTCCCAGCATCACTCTGAACGACAGGTCCGTCGATCCGCGAGTATTGAAAGCACTAAAGGCTGGGCAAATAAGAATGCCAGCACCACCTAAACCGAGGCAGACCAAACAACCGGAACGCGAGATGGCCCCGCAGCGACAGTCGACTCCTAGCAAACGGAAACGAGAACAGGATTCACGGGATATTTTGGACCTTAGCGGAGGAAAGAAAGTGGACATGCATCCATTGAGAATACCTCAACCGGTGACAAAGTTGAAGGCGAAATCGTCGGTACGAGACAACATGTCGAACATTCCGGATCAGGGGCAAGTAGTGACACTGATGGGTGGCCACAGGTACTATCGAGCTCCTCCCGGTTCTTTAACGCCGGCGGCACATCGAGTGAACGACTGTCCGATTCCTACACCGTCGCGTGCCCCGGTCTACGCTCCTGGACTTTCCAGTCCCATGAGCACCAGTCGAGCGAACACGAATCTATCGTCCGTTTTCCCAAGCCTACAGAGTCTCTACGCCCTGAGTCAAGCACCAAATCTTCAACAGTTTCAAATGGACGCGAGGTTGAGGTTACCACGCGGAACCGACGCGAATTCTTCCGGTATAGCTAACACGGACAACCGGCCAATGAATTGCAACATACCTAGCAAGAGTCATCTAGCCGCTCAGTGTGCACCGGTAAAACCAGCCAGATCGTCGGTCGCTTCTTTAGCGGTTCCTATTAGTAAACAACAGCAGTCGAACGAGAGGCCCGCGTCTGCCTGTCTTAACAGGGCCCTTACGAACGAAATGAACAAGACTTCTGCGTTTCGAAATAACGAGGCTCCAAATTCTACCGATACTGGTCAGCAATTGTCCGTCCAAACGAAATATCCGCCGGTTACAGAAAGCAACAACCGATATTCGCCGCGAAGCAGTACCACCAACAACGCCAACAGCGAGGATAAAACATCGTCCACCGAGGTGGCGCGCGATTCGAATTTGGAAACCGCTAACGATTCCAGAAAGGAGCCAGACAATTCAGCGCGTCAGACACCTCAACGCGAAGCGGCCAGTCCAAGAGTGTCGTCCACGGCTtctccgtcgccacctcccggaGACACTAGTGCGAGTGCAAATAACGATAATACTGCTAGTCGTAATAGCGATAACGCGAACACTGCTTCGAACGGAATCGACGACGTACCTACAACGAGTCCGACGAAAAGTAGTACGACCGTCGAAGTGTCGAGTAGTAAATCACCCGCCAGTCCAGATTCCAGTTCAGTAACGATCGAAAGTCCTTCCAGCAAAAGATGCTTGACGGTGGAACCAGAGTTCCCGTCCCCGTCGGACGGATTAAAGTCTTCCGAAAATTCAACAAAGACCGCGAACGGCGCGGTCGAAGTCTCGACGAACGATAACGAGAAGAAAATCTCTTTCAAGCAGCCCGACGATAAACAACTGACGTCGGAAATGTTTCAGAAAAGACTGTTAGCCGCGTTCCCTTCCAACGAGTGGGCGAACAACCCTATCGCCGCGGAACATCTCGGAAATTTTCTGAAAAGTCTGAACGCGTCGATCAAGTCGGAAACGAAATTGGATAGTGTCGGAGCGGAAAAGATCGAAAGTCGGCATGCGTTGGAAGACGCGACGCGTGTAAATAACGAGGCTACGTCGAAGTCTCAGACGGACGTTGTTGAACGATCTTAA